From Choloepus didactylus isolate mChoDid1 chromosome 19, mChoDid1.pri, whole genome shotgun sequence, one genomic window encodes:
- the WFDC2 gene encoding WAP four-disulfide core domain protein 2, which produces MLPGRPGPLVACLLLGLLLLRLPPVRNRMPEAVKAGVCPPQHADKNCEQNCTLNCSGDEDCQDNLKCCRAGCDTFCLMPNEKEGSCPLIHPGIPMLGLCFNECTMDSECSGRMKCCLNGCGKVSCVTPNF; this is translated from the exons ATGCTCCCCGGCCGCCCCGGCCCACTGGTCGCCTGCCTGCTCCTCGGCCTGCTGCTGCTCCGCCTCCCCCCGGTCCGGAACCGAATGC CTGAGGCGGTGAAAGCCGGCGTGTGCCCCCCGCAACACGCGGACAAAAACTGCGAGCAGAACTGTACGTTGAATTGCAGCGGGGATGAAGACTGCCAGGACAACCTCAAGTGCTGCCGGGCGGGCTGCGACACCTTCTGCCTGATGCCCAATG AAAAGGAGGGCTCCTGCCCGCTCATACACCCTGGCATCCCTATGCTCGGCCTCTGCTTCAACGAGTGCACGATGGACAGCGAGTGTTCCGGCCGGATGAAGTGCTGCCTCAACGGCTGCGGAAAGGTGTCCTGCGTCACGCCCAACTTCTGA